The following coding sequences lie in one Mycobacterium gordonae genomic window:
- a CDS encoding PaaI family thioesterase, with protein sequence MVDSFESMTDSLPVYESLAASVRRLIDATIRTEMDHDVIAAAAAKIDSVTAELSAELMPGTFGERGIDDGQGIASGNVVVGVRNPSAPPLAVHYEDDGSVWTEFTLGAAFEGPIAHVHGGVSAMILDHILGATAHRPGRPAYTGTLTLRYHQRTPLLQPLRADAWVDRVEGVKTFAVGQISGAAGVMVSAEGIFIHPRNVNA encoded by the coding sequence ATGGTGGATTCGTTTGAGTCGATGACTGATTCGTTGCCAGTGTACGAGTCACTCGCGGCATCGGTGCGGCGGTTGATCGACGCGACGATCCGCACCGAGATGGACCATGACGTCATCGCGGCCGCGGCCGCCAAGATCGACAGTGTCACAGCCGAACTCAGCGCCGAGCTGATGCCCGGCACGTTCGGCGAGCGTGGGATCGACGATGGGCAGGGCATCGCTTCGGGCAATGTCGTTGTGGGCGTGCGTAATCCGTCCGCTCCCCCACTGGCGGTCCACTATGAGGACGACGGTTCGGTGTGGACGGAATTCACCCTCGGGGCCGCATTCGAGGGTCCCATCGCGCATGTACACGGCGGTGTCTCGGCCATGATCCTCGACCACATCCTCGGAGCCACCGCACACCGCCCCGGCCGCCCGGCCTATACCGGGACGCTGACGCTGCGTTATCACCAGCGGACCCCGTTGCTACAACCGCTGCGGGCGGACGCATGGGTGGACAGGGTGGAAGGCGTCAAGACCTTCGCGGTCGGACAGATCAGCGGCGCCGCGGGCGTCATGGTCTCTGCCGAAGGCATCTTCATCCACCCGCGA
- a CDS encoding PadR family transcriptional regulator has protein sequence MMSYEEEVSGYDLKKWIDWSVDLYYWSPSYSQIYTELKKLEGLGLVTSRVERDEGTRSRRLYRISEAGMAAIIDWTNNAPLDPPVLKHSMLLRITFGHLSNPGRLKELLQQYVSYVEARHRKAVEDAEGAEAEPGWAYSVIALRWAAKHYAAEREFALELMKEIDETDAILAKAGKGSFGKPRPAPGHWRDVERQIEAKHTTE, from the coding sequence ATGATGTCCTACGAAGAGGAAGTCTCGGGCTACGACCTCAAGAAATGGATCGACTGGAGCGTCGACCTCTACTACTGGAGTCCGTCCTACAGCCAGATCTACACCGAGCTGAAGAAGTTGGAGGGCCTCGGGCTGGTGACCTCGCGCGTGGAACGCGACGAAGGCACCCGCAGCCGCCGGCTCTACCGGATCTCCGAGGCCGGCATGGCCGCCATCATCGACTGGACCAACAACGCGCCCCTGGATCCGCCGGTGCTCAAACACAGCATGCTGTTGCGGATCACGTTCGGCCATCTCAGCAACCCCGGCCGGCTCAAGGAACTTCTGCAGCAGTACGTGTCGTACGTCGAGGCCCGGCACCGCAAGGCCGTGGAGGACGCCGAGGGTGCCGAGGCGGAGCCGGGCTGGGCGTACTCGGTGATCGCCCTGCGTTGGGCCGCAAAGCATTACGCTGCCGAACGGGAGTTCGCCCTGGAGCTGATGAAAGAGATCGACGAGACCGACGCGATCCTCGCCAAGGCCGGCAAGGGCAGTTTCGGCAAGCCGCGCCCCGCTCCGGGTCACTGGCGTGACGTGGAGAGGCAGATCGAGGCCAAACACACGACCGAGTGA